In Fimbriimonadaceae bacterium, one genomic interval encodes:
- the ilvE gene encoding branched-chain-amino-acid transaminase gives MPKLVWLNGNLSPLESAVTSVADHAHLYGDGLFEGIRIYHHKVFKLDEHLRRLYHGCAYLGYQMSIGFDELRALVLDVCRQAGFDDGYIRLNVTRGTGLGLDPSKIDAHPNVMIMVSSLALYGPEVYERGLSVASSAIRVIPPDSLDPRVKCIGRYASNILAKQLANRAGADEGLMLNHQGYVAEGTGNNLFLANGKTLRTPHPSSGILQGITRNTVIELARGAGYKVVEELLTPYDVFTADEAFFCGTATEVIAMVSLDKTPIGTGKPGPITAEIVELFKDHTHCGVAF, from the coding sequence ATGCCGAAACTTGTTTGGCTCAACGGCAATCTCTCGCCACTCGAATCTGCCGTCACCAGCGTCGCGGACCACGCGCACTTGTACGGCGACGGCCTCTTCGAAGGGATTCGGATCTACCATCACAAGGTCTTCAAACTCGACGAGCATCTCCGCAGGCTCTACCATGGGTGCGCCTACCTCGGGTACCAGATGTCGATCGGGTTCGACGAGCTGCGCGCGCTGGTGCTCGACGTCTGCCGCCAGGCGGGTTTCGACGACGGCTACATCCGCCTCAACGTCACGCGCGGGACCGGGCTCGGGCTCGATCCGAGCAAGATCGACGCGCATCCCAACGTGATGATCATGGTCTCGAGCCTGGCACTCTACGGGCCGGAAGTGTACGAGCGGGGCCTGTCGGTCGCCTCTTCGGCGATCCGCGTGATTCCCCCCGACTCGCTCGATCCGCGCGTGAAGTGCATCGGCCGCTACGCGTCCAACATCCTCGCCAAGCAACTGGCGAACCGCGCCGGGGCGGACGAGGGGCTGATGCTCAACCACCAGGGCTACGTCGCCGAAGGAACGGGCAACAACCTGTTCCTGGCCAACGGCAAGACGCTGCGCACGCCCCACCCGTCGTCCGGAATCCTGCAGGGGATTACCCGGAACACGGTCATCGAGCTGGCGCGCGGCGCGGGCTACAAGGTCGTTGAAGAGCTGCTGACGCCCTACGATGTCTTCACCGCCGACGAGGCGTTCTTCTGCGGGACCGCGACGGAAGTGATCGCGATGGTCTCCCTCGACAAGACGCCGATCGGCACCGGGAAGCCGGGCCCGATCACCGCGGAGATCGTGGAGCTGTTCAAAGACCATACGCACTGCGGAGTCGCTTTTTGA